A single region of the Coregonus clupeaformis isolate EN_2021a chromosome 16, ASM2061545v1, whole genome shotgun sequence genome encodes:
- the klhl41b gene encoding kelch-like protein 41b isoform X2, producing MDPKAIKEELRLFQSTLLQDGLKELLNENKFVDCTLKVGDRSFPCHKLIMAACSPYFREIFFSEDGKEVEATKEVVLDDVNPSILDMIITYLYSAEIDLTDDNVQDIFAVANRFQIPSVFTVCVNYLQKKLSVTNCLAIFRMGLVLNVPRLAVSARDYIADRFEILSKDEEFLQLAAHELFAVIGGDSLNVEKEETVFEALMKWVRNDKDKRVQVLGDAFECIRFRLMPEKYFHDKVETDEIIKANPELLKKVQIIKDAFQGKLPEKKEKVAGDEGAEGEGSEAEDVFPGFLNNNRRHGMYVRDLILMINDTAAVAYDVNENECFLAAMSEQIPRNHVSLTSQKNQLYLIGGLFVDEEDKDAPLQCYFYQLDTLAADWVALPPMPSPRALFNMGECENLLFAIAGKDLQSNECLDSVMCYDVQKMKWSETKKLPLKIHGHSVVSHKGLVYCIGGKTDDKYVCVCVCVCVCVCVCVFVCVSVCVCVCACVCRAKDMV from the exons ATGGACCCCAAAGCCATCAAGGAGGAGCTGCGCCTCTTCCAGAGCACCTTGCTCCAGGATGGCCTCAAGGAGCTGCTGAACGAGAACAAGTTTGTGGACTGCACGCTGAAAGTGGGCGACCGGAGCTTCCCCTGCCATAAACTCATTATGGCTGCCTGCAGCCCATACTTCAGGGAGATCTTCTTCTCTGAGGACGGCAAGGAGGTAGAGGCCACCAAGGAGGTGGTCCTGGACGATGTCAATCCCTCCATCTTGGACATGATCATCACCTATCTGTACTCGGCCGAGATTGACCTCACCGACGACAATGTGCAGGACATATTTGCCGTGGCCAATCGTTTCCAGATTCCTTCAGTCTTCACCGTGTGTGTTAACTATCTTCAGAAGAAGCTCTCCGTGACCAACTGTCTGGCAATCTTCAGGATGGGTCTGGTCCTCAACGTTCCCAGGTTGGCAGTGTCCGCCCGCGACTACATCGCAGACCGCTTCGAGATCCTCTCTAAAGACGAGGAGTTCCTCCAGCTGGCCGCTCATGAACTGTTCGCTGTCATTGGTGGCGACTCGCTCAAtgtggagaaggaggagacagtgtTCGAAGCCCTCATGAAATGGGTCCGCAACGACAAGGACAAACGCGTCCAGGTACTGGGTGACGCCTTCGAGTGCATCCGCTTCCGCCTCATGCCCGAGAAATACTTCCATGACAAAGTGGAGACGGATGAGATCATCAAGGCCAACCCGGAACTCCTGAAGAAGGTCCAGATTATCAAAGACGCGTTCCAGGGGAAACTCccagagaagaaggagaaggtAGCTGGGGATGAGGGGGCGGAGGGCGAGGGTAGCGAGGCAGAGGATGTTTTCCCAGGTTTCCTGAACAATAACCGTCGCCACGGCATGTACGTCCGCGACCTGATACTGATGATCAACGACACCGCAGCGGTGGCATACGACGTCAACGAGAACGAGTGTTTCCTGGCGGCCATGTCGGAACAGATCCCCCGGAACCACGTCAGCCTAACGTCACAGAAGAACCAGCTCTACCTCATCGGAGGACTGTTTGTGGATGAGGAGGACAAGGACGCTCCCCTGCAGTGCTACTTCTATCAG TTGGACACTCTTGCAGCTGACTGGGTAGCTCTTCCCCCCATGCCTTCCCCTAGAGCTCTTTTCAACATGGGAGAGTGTGAGAACCTGCTGTTCGCTATTGCTGGAAAAGACCTCCAGAGCAACGAGTGTTTGGACTCTGTGATGTGCTATGATGTCCA GAAGATGAAGTGGAGTGAGACCAAAAAGCTTCCCCTGAAGATCCACGGCCATTCTGTGGTCTCCCATAAGGGTCTGGTGTACTGCATTGGAGGAAAGACTGATgacaagtatgtgtgtgtgtgtgtgtgtgtgtgtgtgtgtg